TCAGATCTATCAGGCGATACGTATTGAGGTAAATCAGGAGATCGCTGTAATCAAGGAGTTTTTGAACCAAGTTCCCGGTCTTTTGGAAAAAGGAGGAAGATTAAGTGTTATCAGTTATCACTCTTTAGAAGACCGTTTGGTAAAACGATTTATCAGGGCCGGACAGTTTGAAGGAGAGCCGGAAAAGGATTTTTATGGAAACATTAACGTCCCCCTAAAGAAAGTGGGTCCCTTGGTGGTTCCGTCGAAAGAAGAAATAAAAAATAACAATAGGGCGAGAAGTGCAAAGCTTAGAATTGCAGAGCGCATTTAAAAAGTATCGCTCTTATAAAGTAACTAGAATAGTACAACATGGTTAAGAAAGGTATACTGGACATTTTAAAAGGTAAGTTTTTGGTCAGCGGCGACGCTCCAAAGAATTGGCTGTTTATCATTTTCGCTTCTTTTTTGGCTGCGGTAATGATCAGTAGTTCGCACAGTGCCGATAAAAAAGTGCATCGAATAGCGGCATTAAACGAAGAAGTAAAGGAGTTGAAGAATGAATTTGTAGACGCGCGTTCAGACTTGCAACAATTAAAGTTAGAGTCTACGATTACGAGTACGGTAGAGGATAAAGGATTGTTTCCGTCAGAAACGCCACCACAAAAAATTAGGGTAAAATCATTAAAGGATTCTGAATAAAGATGCCAGCAACTGACAAAAGCATATTAAAGCGATTATATTTTGTAGCAGGAGGCCTTGTCC
This genomic window from Maribacter sp. MJ134 contains:
- a CDS encoding FtsL-like putative cell division protein translates to MVKKGILDILKGKFLVSGDAPKNWLFIIFASFLAAVMISSSHSADKKVHRIAALNEEVKELKNEFVDARSDLQQLKLESTITSTVEDKGLFPSETPPQKIRVKSLKDSE